CATATATTCCaaactacataataaaagaaaCCCATTCATAAATCCCTTGTGTAAAATATATGGATGTAACCCCAATATATTCCAAACCCAAAAAAAGACGGCCTTATTTGCGTAGTTGGAAAAAGAAACAAACAACTCACTGTATGTAGATGTATCAATCTGCTCTGGAAGCTCTTTGATGTCAACTTCAAATCTCTCCTGAACCTGTATGTAACACGCATCAAGGACATGTCATAAAATGCAAGCAAAGACAGTTTATTCATCTAGAACATATGGTAAATTCACAGATAATTCATCTACAATTTATAAATACCTGATTAAGAACATCTGAATCGGATGCAGAAGAAACAAACGTGATGGCAAGTCCTTTGGTTCCAAATCGCCCAGCTCTACCCACCTAACATTTCAAAAATCATGAAAAACGAATTAAAGGCACTTGTTCAAAAACATTAAAATTGTGCATGAAAGCCAGTGACTTGTACCCGATGGAGATAAGTGTCAGCTGAATCAGGCATATCGTAGTTAATCACAATGTTCACCCGTTCAATGTCTATTCCTCTTCCCACCAGATCTGTTGCAACTAGAATTCTCTTGTGCCCTTCTTTGAATCCCTTGTACCGAGTCAATCTGCAAACCCCACACGTTAAGAATAATAATCTTCGGAAATTGGAGACCTAGCACACAAGAACTCAAGTGACGGTCGCCAAATGCATTCCATTTATGCACTACTAACTTGAGGACAACATACATGATATTTTCGGCAAAAAAACAAGGATATCAAAAGAGAACAGTCTAAGAGTCACAAACCTTTCTTCCTGAGACATGCCAGAATGAATGCAAATAGATGGGAAATTACACTCCACGAGCAACTTGTTAAGCTCGGCAGCTCTAGTGACGCTTTTGACAAAAATGACAACTTGATTGAAGTCCAATGCATCGAGTAGATCATTCAGCTTCCGGTTTTTCTCCAGCTCACTTAATTTGATGTAGTGCTGCCATAGTGGATATTAAATGTGTGAAACTGTCGCacaaaataaacaagacatttaACAATTTCAAGATCAAACCTGCACAAGACCATGGAGGGTCAACTTGGCCTCATCGTCCACATAGATTTCCATTGGCTGAAAGGAAGAAATGTCACAGTAAAGCATATTAGGAGAGCTCATGTGAAATTAATGGTATCCACTATGAAATGAATGATGGATGAACACAGCCGGAATTGAGGTTGAGGTCCATCTGAATTTTCTTCTTCCAGCTACTTTACCTCCAAGACCAACTCGTGTCACCACTGCTGATCAAAATAACTATGCTAACCGATgacataaataaattaaattcccTTCCCAGCCCATACTTCCATAACAATTCTCTCCTCAACAGAGAAAAAAAACAGACTTCTGATGAACTTGACCAACCAACGTAAGGGGGGGAAAGAACTCCCTAAAATGAACAGAAGCCCTAGGACTAGACCCCTATGATCATGTTCCCTGAAGCTTCCTAAATTTAACCATCTCATGTCTCAGTTTGACAGACACGAGTGAAGTAGCAAGCGTAGATCGCTTCAACCACTGCATTAATGACCAAAGACCTCCTGCAGAAGGCTGGAATGATGGAAACAAGGTAGACTTCGATATTCAAATAGGACTGGCCACGGGACATTACATCTTGCATGAATTTCTTGCAAACTGGTCGAATCTCTTTGCTGAGTGTGGCTGAGAACATCATAACTTGTTTATCATGAGGTGTCATCTTAAAGATCTCCTGAACATCTCTCCTCATATCTGGGGACATGGACAGGTAATGAGAAAATTTACAACAAATTTGACCTCTCAAATGCAGTGAGGGCTGTCATTGTGTTGTTTCTGTGGTataatattacttattattacGGATGTTTCAGCATGCATACCAAGGGACTCGAGCATCTTATCACATTCATCCAGAATGAAATGCCTCACATTCCTCAAAGAAAGTTCCTTATCTCTTGCCAGAGCAAGTATCCTTCCAGGTGTTCCCACGACAATGTGAGGGCATTCATTCTTCAAGAGATCCTTGTGGACTTTAATGTTGACACCACCATAAAATACAGCAACTTTGATATCCGGTAAATATGTGCTGAACCGCTCAACCTCGTGACAGATCTGCAATCGAAAGAAACATAAAAGGTAAAGTAACCGGCAGATACAGATTCAAATAGACATGAAGCAAAGACACTTTTCTGTAGACTACATGCCTGGTAAGCCAATTCCCTTGTATGACACAGAACGAGAGCAGCAACTTGACCTGAAATAGGTTCAATCTGCTGCAATGTTGAGAGAACAAACACAGCAGTTTTCCCCATACCGGATTTTGCTTGGCAAATAACATCCATTCCCAAAATAGCTTGAGGTATGCATTCGTGTTGCACTGATGAAGAACCACAGAAATTTGATCCAAGGAATCCTCagttttcaataaaaaaatgttttaccATTCAACTACTCCAAGGCAGAGCATTAATAGTGATTTACCTGAGAAACATAAGAACACAAACAGAATCAGGTAAAAAACGATCGTGCCAATTTCTGTATAACGTAAATCTGTAGAAGGTACAAAGTACAAAACAGACAACATAAAAAGAACTAGACCAGATAGTATTTCACAATAAGAGCGTATATTACAACATCTTGGGTAATGTATGCCAAAAAGCCCAAATAAAACCACGATTTATTGGCTCTGCGTTTGCCCTAACACACCATTATCATCTTCTTTGTTTGCTTACTTTTGTACACATAAGAAAATCGAACAAGGCCCTAAAGATAATCTTTTTCCTTATTTTGATTTCTCTTCCATTGCCTTCAGCAGAAGAAGAGCAGGAGGAATTAGTGAATCGTCGATTGAATTTTAACAAAATTCAGGCTTAAATTTGTTATAAGAACCATTACAAGCCTCTTGATACCGTGGAATCCGCATTTCGGTGCCTAGACTCTAGGCACTGATCTAGCACCGACTTGCGCATAGCAAATTTTAGAACTTTGTCTAATACTCAACCAGAAAAGGTATATTACCTTCTGACGGATGCTCAAATCCAGAATCCACAATAGCCCGTAAAAGCTCTGGCTTCAAGAGGAAATCTCTGAATCCTGAACTGTGAATGCCTACATAACCCCTGAAATTAAAGAGGCGGAATGCCCAAGTTATAACTGGGTGCATGGATAACAAAATAAAGTAGATAAATTCAAAATACATTCATTTACTTGCAAAAAAGAAACTTTTTTCTCCATCACTATCTCTTAAACGATAAATTTCTACAGTCTATCAGTTCTCGCAAGTTTTCTATCTAATCTAATTTCAATAAACCACAACTCTCAGATTAGAAGAAAAAAACCTACCAACCTTGAAATAACAGTAGTATACAGTAAGAAAATCTAAAAGAGCAAACTGGTACTGCCTAGAACTAACAAAGACTTGTTGAAACCAGAAAGATTCGACCCGCCATAAAGGAGATCTTGGTCTAgcaataacaataaaaataaaaattattaaaatagccATACTTCTTGGCGGTCTCGCCGTTGACTTTGGCGGTGACGGAGTCTGCTGCCTTTTCGTCTTCCTCCTCGTAGTCGAGAAGCTCCTCTTCGTAAGCGTCGTTGTCCTTATTCTCTCCCATTTGGCGTCTCTGAAGTTACTGCAGGAAAACAACAGATCAACAAAATTGTTCCAAGTCCCTCCAAACCCGGAATCCTCGTCTACGTTTAGCGAAGAAAGGTACAATTTCGCAACAATATGCAAGAGGAGCAACGCAAATGGTTCCCTCAGGAATTCACCTGCAGAATCTGGAACAGATGGATcggtttcagagtcgatggatAGGGTGGCAGCTCTTAGCACGGGGGAGAGTGAGAGGCAACGAAAGTGCTAGGGTTTTGACTATATAGTAACCTATTGACGAATTTACCCTTGAAGGAAGGAAGGAATTACAGGGGCGTGTCGAGGGAACCATATTTCCACTccgaatttttttgaaatacaTCCTCACTTACACATAAACTAAAATATAACTTCTATAAATCAAAAGATAATGAATCGCGAATTTGATTATTAGTTTTAATCATTTTAGAATGAAAATACATAAAATTCTTGAAAATAGGCTACAAATAATAGAATGATTCTTGAAAATATGCTACAAATAATAGAATGTATACAATAAAGTTATTAGTCTTATAAAAACATGAAATAACCGGTGGTAATAATCTTGTAAAAAAGTACATCAAATATCAAATATAGAATGTGATTATAAACCTTGGAATGTAATTTTATAGGACACtctatgatttttatttattgtgaTATGAAATATATGTCGGCAAGTGATTTGTCAAAGAAAGTGGgcagataaacaataaattcaTCAAATGCAATACTAAAGTTGTGGAAGACTTCTTTGAATATGCAGTAGAGAATTCGAACGTGATATTTGTCTTCTCGTGTTCATAAGCCAGGggagctctataaatagagctcttTCTCGTTAGTTGAGATCATCTCATTCTCAAGCTTCTTCTTGATTTTTCTTATTCATCCTGTCAGTCTtgtaatatttgtgaggtgtttgttctcctgtatttagcgagtgtgtgttctctttgaaaACACAGTGAATGAGTTatacaccataaaatattatagttgaAATCTTTTCATCTtaccgtggtttttaccctaataatttttaggggtttttcaTGTAAATctcaatattcaatttattttgattatcTCAAATTAACGCATGTGGGACAAACAATATAGATATCATATATGTAATTTTGATAAATTACTAATTCTGTTTCGTTGTCAAAACAATGCTGCATTTATGCTATGCGAAAATTATGGCCTTCAAAAGATATAGAGCAATCATCAAACACGAACGATTCAATGTTCAATCTAGCCCCTTGTGatgtttaataataataataataatacatgaGATAACCatgaccgacgatttcggttgaGAAAAAACATGATTCAATGTTTCAATCAGACATTTATAAGATTTAGCTTTATCAATGATCATGACCTAAATATCCAATAAGGCCGATCCAATGTTCAAGTCATAAGATGGCGCAAAAAGATATACACTAATTTATTCAAGTGTTTTGCATAAATAATAAGTGTAGTTAAGATATGAATCTACACGCCTTTCGGAAATTCATAAATATTTCTACTAATATGTAACAATTTCGACTGGATTATATATACTTGTCAGTGCAATAGAGAATAAGAATTAAGTATGCAAGTGACCCACCAATCAAAAACTTTGCATGCGTTTAAATTATAATTTCC
This genomic interval from Primulina eburnea isolate SZY01 chromosome 16, ASM2296580v1, whole genome shotgun sequence contains the following:
- the LOC140816209 gene encoding DEAD-box ATP-dependent RNA helicase 15-like, translated to MGENKDNDAYEEELLDYEEEDEKAADSVTAKVNGETAKKGYVGIHSSGFRDFLLKPELLRAIVDSGFEHPSEVQHECIPQAILGMDVICQAKSGMGKTAVFVLSTLQQIEPISGQVAALVLCHTRELAYQICHEVERFSTYLPDIKVAVFYGGVNIKVHKDLLKNECPHIVVGTPGRILALARDKELSLRNVRHFILDECDKMLESLDMRRDVQEIFKMTPHDKQVMMFSATLSKEIRPVCKKFMQDPMEIYVDDEAKLTLHGLVQHYIKLSELEKNRKLNDLLDALDFNQVVIFVKSVTRAAELNKLLVECNFPSICIHSGMSQEERLTRYKGFKEGHKRILVATDLVGRGIDIERVNIVINYDMPDSADTYLHRVGRAGRFGTKGLAITFVSSASDSDVLNQVQERFEVDIKELPEQIDTSTYMPS